A single window of Fibrobacter sp. DNA harbors:
- the rsmH gene encoding 16S rRNA (cytosine(1402)-N(4))-methyltransferase RsmH: MQNADLRQSKLQTNEFYHDPVMLAECLDGLRIRPDGTYGDCTLGGGGHSFGIANKLNESGTLHAFDRDEDAVAFATRRLAGVKCKFIVHPVRFGELKNEIAPNTLDGILYDLGISSHQVDDSSRGFTFVGNNPLDLRMDRREGVSAQEWLKSVSADDLAAVLRKNADMDRAYKLASRLVEMASAVTAEGREILPNDVKAVVESVFPDKRREVNGLLARVFQAVRMEVNGELKEIENSLSAAVDCLKVGGRLVVMSYHSVEDRCVKETAARFEKACICPENLPVCVCGGNHQRLKKVNRKPILPTEQEIARNSRARSAKLRIYERV; the protein is encoded by the coding sequence ATGCAAAACGCTGACCTGCGTCAATCCAAATTACAGACAAATGAATTTTATCACGATCCGGTGATGCTTGCCGAGTGCCTTGACGGACTCCGCATCAGGCCGGACGGCACATACGGCGACTGCACCCTGGGCGGTGGCGGACATTCCTTCGGAATTGCAAACAAACTAAACGAGAGCGGAACGCTCCACGCTTTTGATCGCGATGAGGATGCCGTTGCTTTTGCCACCAGGCGCCTTGCGGGTGTAAAGTGCAAGTTTATTGTGCATCCGGTGCGGTTCGGTGAACTGAAGAACGAAATCGCCCCGAACACTCTGGACGGCATCCTTTACGATCTGGGAATCAGCAGCCACCAGGTGGACGATTCCAGCCGCGGGTTCACCTTCGTAGGCAACAACCCGCTGGATTTGCGCATGGACCGTCGCGAAGGAGTCTCTGCCCAGGAATGGCTGAAGTCGGTGAGTGCCGACGACCTGGCTGCGGTGCTCCGGAAGAACGCCGACATGGACCGCGCCTATAAACTGGCCTCCCGTCTAGTGGAGATGGCATCTGCGGTTACGGCCGAGGGCCGCGAGATTTTGCCCAACGACGTGAAGGCCGTTGTGGAATCGGTGTTCCCCGACAAGCGGCGCGAAGTGAACGGCCTGCTGGCCCGTGTTTTCCAGGCGGTGCGCATGGAAGTGAACGGCGAGCTGAAAGAAATTGAAAATAGCCTGAGTGCCGCGGTGGATTGCCTGAAGGTGGGCGGCCGCCTGGTGGTGATGAGCTACCACTCGGTGGAGGACCGCTGCGTGAAGGAAACTGCGGCTCGGTTCGAGAAGGCCTGCATCTGCCCGGAGAACTTGCCGGTGTGCGTGTGCGGTGGGAACCACCAGCGTTTGAAGAAGGTGAATCGCAAGCCGATTCTGCCTACGGAACAGGAGATTGCAAGGAACAGCAGGGCTCGCTCTGCGAAGCTTAGGATTTACGAGAGGGTATGA
- a CDS encoding MraZ family transcriptional regulator, with amino-acid sequence MNSSLFIGQAQTAIDGKGRSSFPREFRRQLVPSDGEKFVVTRGPARTLRFYTLPEYEKFMADLDSRSDRRQADLVRRGLCPTVVELDGQNRILLPKTLLEYAELKGEVLYVQASGKTLELWNPERFNAKYGLQTTEDVAAFDAAFYGESLTEGDDAKR; translated from the coding sequence ATGAATTCATCGCTATTCATAGGTCAGGCCCAAACGGCTATCGACGGAAAGGGAAGGTCCTCCTTCCCCAGGGAATTTCGTCGTCAGCTGGTGCCGTCCGATGGGGAGAAGTTCGTGGTCACCCGTGGCCCGGCTCGGACCCTACGGTTTTATACCTTGCCAGAATACGAGAAATTCATGGCGGACCTGGACTCGAGGTCCGACCGCCGTCAAGCTGACCTAGTTCGCAGAGGCCTCTGCCCCACGGTAGTGGAATTGGATGGTCAAAACCGTATTTTGCTCCCGAAGACCTTGTTGGAGTATGCTGAGCTGAAGGGCGAAGTCCTTTATGTGCAGGCAAGCGGTAAGACTCTCGAACTATGGAATCCAGAACGCTTCAATGCCAAGTATGGATTGCAGACAACCGAAGATGTTGCTGCATTCGATGCCGCGTTCTATGGTGAAAGCTTGACGGAGGGCGACGATGCAAAACGCTGA